In the genome of Mycteria americana isolate JAX WOST 10 ecotype Jacksonville Zoo and Gardens chromosome 7, USCA_MyAme_1.0, whole genome shotgun sequence, one region contains:
- the LOC142413013 gene encoding serine palmitoyltransferase small subunit B-like, with protein MDIKSMKNYLYWLYCQFELITCSYLMEPWEKLLFYTFNITMLVMVLYTAYIFVPVHVSTAFQFFVHLFGNQHENTVSIVK; from the coding sequence ATGGATATTAAGAGCATGAAGAACTATCTGTATTGGCTGTACTGCCAGTTTGAACTAATCACCTGCAGCTATCTCATGGAGCCCTGGGAAAAACTGCTCTTCTACACTTTCAACATTACTATGTTAGTTATGGTATTATACACTGCTTACATCTTTGTCCCTGTCCACGTTAGCACGGCTTTTCAATTCTTCGTGCACTTATTTGGAAACCAAcatgaaaatactgtttctatCGTGAAGTAA